One window from the genome of Chrysemys picta bellii isolate R12L10 chromosome 15, ASM1138683v2, whole genome shotgun sequence encodes:
- the HVCN1 gene encoding voltage-gated hydrogen channel 1 — translation MSLYLKHFTVVGDDPAQWGNDYKKWEEEQVEEEGGQKPEDSTINMNSSVRPRSFQDIMKKLFSSRKFQILIVCLVILDALLVLAELLLDLKIIHPDKHEIAPKVFHYLSLSIVTLFLVEVGFKIFVYRLEFFHHKFEVLDGIVVVVSFIIDVVLLFREHEFQAAGLLILLRLWRVARIINGIILSVKTRSEQRVSKLKQANLQLATKVEQLEYSCTEKEQEIERLHKLLQQHGLVRQPQ, via the exons ATGTCGCTGTATCTGAAACACTTCACTGTTGTGGGAGATGACCCCGCGCAGTGGGGCAATGACTACAAGAAATGGGAGGAAGAGCAGGTGGAGGAGGAAGGTGGGCAGAAGCCGGAAGATTCAACGATTAACATGAATTCCTCAGTCAGACCTCGTTCCTTTCAGGACATTATGAAAAAGCTCTTCAGCTCCCGCAAATTTCAG ATATTGATTGTTTGCTTGGTCATTTTGGATGCTTTGTTGGTGCTCGCTGAATTGCTTCTGGACTTGAAAATCATCCACCCAGACAAACATGAAATAGCGCCAAAG GTATTTCACTACCTGAGCCTTTCTATTGTAACCCTCTTTTTGGTGGAAGTTGGGTTTAAAATATTTGTCTATCGCCTGGAATTCTTTCACCACAAGTTTGAAGTCCTGGATGGAATAGTGGTGGTGGTTTCATTTATCATCGATGTCGTCCTTCTGTTTCGGGAACATGAATTTCAAGCGGCTGGACTATTGATCCTACTCCGACTGTGGCGAGTGGCCAGAATTATAAATG GAATAATTTTATCAGTAAAGACACGCTCTGAACAACGGGTGTCGAAGCTGAAGCAAGCAAATCTGCAACTTGCTACAAAAGTCGAACAACTGGAATACAGCTGCACCGAGAAG GAGCAAGAAATCGAAAGGCTCCACAAGCTGTTACAACAGCATGGACTTGTCCGCCAGCCCCAATAA